One Azospirillum sp. TSA2s genomic region harbors:
- a CDS encoding fused response regulator/phosphatase: protein MSAPPDGLANPQRPDGRACEYQDPDCTILDCPILVVDDTAFNRTLIGAFLAEAGFRRVSFAASGLEALAMIEAALPDLLILDIMMPGMDGFEVCRRLRAMPETADLPILVQTALSSGEDRNRAFAAGTTDLVSKPLERTELLARVRIHLEDRVLIRRLQAYRARVEAELAIARSMHEHLLPTPAQCDAVAAAAGCRLRAHSAISPHLGGDLWGLLPLGGGRFGVYLLNVAGRGVSAALNAFRLHALLQELGPVHGQDAAGLLTALNDRAAGLLAAGEKATMTYGVVDGKAGRFIHASADGAPPMILDGDGGPHFGLATGLPIGIAPGTRYRSEMMELPRGGVLALYSVAVLEALDAGGTGIGLGWMIARAVAEGEGFDAVVRSLGFALGRASGDDHTLLWIERESTP, encoded by the coding sequence GTGTCGGCGCCGCCGGACGGGCTTGCCAATCCGCAGCGACCGGACGGCCGCGCCTGCGAATACCAGGACCCCGACTGCACCATCCTCGATTGCCCGATCCTGGTGGTGGACGACACCGCCTTCAACCGCACCCTGATCGGCGCCTTCCTTGCCGAGGCCGGCTTCCGCAGGGTCTCCTTCGCCGCAAGCGGGCTGGAGGCCCTGGCGATGATCGAGGCCGCCCTCCCCGACCTGCTGATCCTCGACATCATGATGCCGGGAATGGACGGGTTCGAGGTCTGCCGCCGCCTGCGCGCCATGCCGGAGACCGCCGACCTGCCGATCCTGGTGCAGACCGCGCTGTCGTCCGGCGAGGACCGCAACCGCGCCTTCGCTGCCGGCACCACCGATCTGGTGTCGAAGCCGCTGGAGCGCACCGAGTTGCTGGCCCGCGTGCGCATCCATCTGGAAGACCGGGTGCTGATCCGCCGTCTGCAGGCCTATCGGGCGCGGGTGGAGGCGGAGCTGGCCATCGCCCGGTCGATGCACGAGCACCTGCTGCCGACCCCGGCGCAATGCGACGCGGTGGCCGCCGCCGCCGGCTGTCGCCTGCGGGCCCACAGCGCGATCTCCCCCCATCTCGGCGGCGACCTGTGGGGGCTCCTGCCGCTCGGCGGAGGGCGCTTCGGCGTCTATCTGCTGAATGTCGCCGGCCGCGGGGTTTCGGCGGCGCTGAACGCCTTCCGCCTGCATGCCCTTCTGCAGGAGCTTGGACCCGTTCACGGCCAGGATGCCGCCGGCCTGCTGACTGCGCTGAACGACCGCGCCGCCGGGCTTCTGGCAGCGGGGGAAAAGGCGACCATGACCTATGGGGTGGTGGACGGCAAGGCCGGCCGCTTCATCCACGCCTCGGCCGACGGCGCCCCGCCGATGATCCTGGATGGTGACGGCGGGCCGCATTTCGGCTTGGCCACCGGCCTGCCGATCGGCATCGCCCCCGGCACCCGCTATCGCAGCGAAATGATGGAACTGCCGCGCGGCGGCGTGCTGGCGCTCTACTCCGTCGCTGTGCTGGAAGCGCTGGACGCCGGCGGGACCGGAATCGGGCTTGGCTGGATGATCGCCCGCGCGGTGGCGGAAGGCGAGGGTTTCGACGCGGTGGTCCGTTCGCTGGGCTTTGCCCTGGGCCGGGCCAGCGGCGACGACCACACCTTGCTGTGGATCGAGCGGGAGTCGACGCCATGA
- a CDS encoding STAS domain-containing protein codes for MDYGIEVRDQEAVVRLRGRLTFNDHAKLRTLIGEMGQNKLKRQVLDLSSLEFVDSAGIGMLLIAREEMDRAAKQFVLRGAAGQVKRVLTVAQIAKIVAMED; via the coding sequence ATGGATTACGGCATAGAAGTGCGCGACCAGGAGGCGGTCGTCCGCCTGCGCGGCCGGCTGACCTTCAACGATCATGCAAAGTTGCGGACCCTGATCGGCGAAATGGGGCAGAACAAGCTCAAGCGCCAGGTGCTCGACCTGTCGTCGCTGGAGTTCGTCGATTCCGCCGGCATCGGCATGCTGCTGATCGCGCGGGAGGAAATGGACCGCGCCGCCAAGCAATTCGTCCTGCGGGGGGCCGCCGGCCAAGTGAAGCGGGTGCTGACCGTGGCGCAGATCGCCAAGATCGTTGCGATGGAGGACTGA
- a CDS encoding chemotaxis response regulator protein-glutamate methylesterase, which translates to MPRPIRVVIVDDSALMREMLKDILSREAGMEVAGVARDPFEAREVIKATNPDVITLDVEMPKMDGLSFLEKIMTLRPTPVIMVSSLTREGSDAAIRALELGAVDCVAKPGGSDGHGFEATAMELVSKIRVAATARLTMRRPAAVHGVLPTPRRAGSGKRLIAIGASTGGVERIRDVLAAMPADCPPIVITQHMGPSYVPSFAARLDRLSAPTVRVAVHGDRPAQGLVLIAPGDRHLAIVRDATGFVCHIQDTPAVSGHRPSVDVLFASVAKAAGGNAVGVILSGMGRDGAIGMKAMHEAGAFTIGEQESSCVVYGMPRAAKEAGAVAVELPLTQIPAEMLRAFDAVGERPRTA; encoded by the coding sequence ATGCCCAGACCGATCCGTGTCGTCATCGTCGACGACAGCGCCCTGATGCGCGAAATGCTGAAGGATATCCTGAGCCGGGAGGCGGGGATGGAGGTCGCCGGCGTCGCCCGCGACCCCTTCGAAGCGCGCGAGGTCATCAAGGCCACCAACCCCGACGTCATCACCCTGGACGTCGAGATGCCGAAGATGGACGGCCTGTCCTTCCTGGAGAAGATCATGACCCTGCGGCCGACGCCGGTCATCATGGTCTCCTCCCTGACCCGCGAAGGCTCCGACGCCGCCATCCGCGCGCTGGAGCTGGGGGCGGTGGACTGCGTCGCCAAGCCCGGCGGCTCCGACGGGCACGGGTTCGAGGCGACGGCGATGGAGCTGGTCTCCAAGATCCGTGTCGCCGCCACCGCGCGCCTGACCATGCGCCGCCCGGCCGCCGTGCATGGCGTGCTGCCGACGCCGCGCCGCGCCGGGTCGGGGAAACGGCTGATCGCCATCGGCGCCTCGACCGGCGGGGTGGAGCGCATCCGCGACGTGCTGGCCGCCATGCCGGCCGATTGCCCGCCCATCGTCATCACCCAGCATATGGGGCCGAGCTACGTGCCCAGCTTCGCGGCCCGGCTCGACCGGCTGTCGGCGCCCACCGTCCGGGTGGCCGTCCATGGCGACCGGCCGGCCCAAGGGCTGGTGCTGATCGCCCCCGGAGACCGCCATCTCGCCATCGTCCGCGACGCCACCGGCTTCGTCTGCCACATCCAGGACACGCCTGCGGTCAGCGGCCACCGCCCGTCGGTCGACGTGCTGTTCGCCTCGGTCGCCAAGGCGGCCGGCGGCAATGCGGTCGGCGTCATCCTGTCCGGCATGGGCCGCGACGGCGCCATCGGCATGAAGGCGATGCATGAGGCCGGCGCCTTCACCATCGGCGAGCAGGAATCGAGCTGCGTCGTCTATGGCATGCCGCGGGCCGCCAAGGAGGCCGGCGCGGTCGCCGTCGAACTGCCGCTTACCCAAATCCCCGCCGAAATGCTGCGCGCCTTCGACGCCGTCGGCGAGCGCCCCCGTACCGCCTGA
- a CDS encoding chemotaxis protein, with amino-acid sequence MSAVPLPRSGSNRSATHRRLGSGRYFNQEFKVDTVKIALGQQAVSDRPDLMIATTLGSCVAACIHDPVRRIGGMNHFMLPDLPEIELEGAGVAARYGSVAMERLINALLAAGAERRRLQVKLFGGGRVIESSYDIGGLNSRFALDYVRAEGLTLAGQDLGGGSARRLHYFPHSGRALRRLLRPEAAADTVTRERRFITHLSQSPEEGEVELFAPADPGGS; translated from the coding sequence ATGAGCGCCGTCCCCCTTCCCCGATCCGGATCCAACCGGTCCGCGACGCACCGGCGCCTCGGCAGCGGGCGCTACTTCAACCAGGAATTCAAGGTCGACACCGTCAAGATCGCGCTGGGCCAGCAGGCGGTCAGCGACCGGCCCGACCTGATGATCGCGACGACGCTGGGGTCCTGCGTGGCGGCCTGCATTCACGACCCGGTGCGCCGCATCGGCGGCATGAACCATTTCATGCTGCCCGACCTGCCGGAGATCGAGCTGGAGGGGGCCGGCGTCGCCGCGCGCTACGGCTCGGTGGCGATGGAGCGGCTGATCAACGCGCTGCTGGCGGCGGGCGCCGAACGCCGGCGCCTGCAGGTCAAGCTGTTCGGCGGTGGCCGGGTCATCGAGTCGAGCTACGACATCGGCGGGCTGAACAGCCGTTTCGCCCTGGATTACGTGCGGGCGGAGGGGCTGACGCTGGCAGGCCAGGACCTGGGCGGCGGCTCCGCCCGGCGGCTGCATTACTTCCCCCACAGCGGCCGGGCGCTGCGGCGCCTGCTGCGGCCGGAGGCGGCGGCCGACACCGTCACCCGCGAACGGCGCTTCATCACCCACCTGAGCCAGAGCCCCGAGGAAGGCGAGGTCGAACTGTTCGCGCCCGCCGATCCGGGAGGGAGCTGA
- a CDS encoding ATP-binding protein, with the protein MSNGTAQSMAQSAADSAARGTTGTVGCRTRFAGLAAPGMPAERLARLAQALGLAPVAEPAGPAALAVLLTGADPGADELWLPPVAAWIEPPDGSDAAGLVPLLAEAAGNDLYLNLTTATAHDLQLGGRLLAALNARHRLDGDRRDDLELALHEAVSNALVHGNLGVAGMKELSAQELERFSRDLGDRLADPTLAARRIVIALRIDPAEDGLAEDGRALATVEVTDEGEGFTPGPRTSSGASGRGLDLIGNIAEELEIANGGRSIRLRFRL; encoded by the coding sequence GTGAGCAACGGGACGGCCCAGAGCATGGCCCAGAGCGCGGCCGACAGCGCGGCCCGGGGCACGACCGGGACGGTCGGATGCCGCACCCGCTTCGCCGGCCTCGCGGCTCCGGGGATGCCGGCCGAACGGCTTGCCCGGTTGGCTCAGGCTCTGGGTCTGGCCCCGGTTGCGGAGCCCGCCGGGCCGGCGGCGCTGGCTGTCCTGCTGACCGGAGCGGACCCCGGCGCCGACGAGCTGTGGCTTCCCCCGGTCGCCGCCTGGATCGAACCGCCGGACGGCAGCGATGCCGCCGGGCTGGTCCCGCTGCTCGCCGAAGCGGCGGGCAACGACCTCTACCTCAACCTGACCACCGCGACCGCCCATGACCTCCAACTCGGCGGGCGGCTGCTGGCCGCGCTGAACGCGCGCCATCGGCTGGACGGGGACCGCCGCGACGATCTGGAGCTGGCCCTGCACGAGGCGGTCAGCAACGCGCTGGTCCATGGCAACCTGGGCGTCGCCGGCATGAAGGAGCTGAGCGCGCAGGAACTGGAACGCTTTTCCCGCGACCTGGGCGATCGTCTGGCCGACCCGACCCTGGCCGCCCGCCGCATCGTCATCGCGTTGCGGATCGATCCTGCGGAAGATGGGCTGGCAGAAGATGGCCGGGCGCTGGCGACGGTGGAGGTCACCGACGAAGGCGAAGGCTTCACCCCCGGCCCGCGCACCAGTTCCGGCGCCTCCGGCCGCGGCCTCGACCTGATCGGCAACATCGCCGAAGAGCTGGAGATCGCAAATGGCGGCCGCAGCATCCGCCTGAGGTTCCGGCTGTGA
- a CDS encoding methyl-accepting chemotaxis protein yields the protein MATDGTIAKAGTFLSNMRIAKRLWLAFGLLLVLIAAQSGTGIYGLDGLNRRVDGVIASGDLAVFAKDLESRLAAERLQTREYINIGSTEALDRLRVLRGEFDQAMAARQAKLKASPQAAAFAELSSLHTGYHQRFEAVRAVRERADRLLHERMDPLGAQVTKRLEDMVSASETSGDNDFAFGAQEVENRWLMTRFQANRAIGLRDAAAAAQVEAVGKAMSGSIARLSSVVRSNGDLLAALREIDARAADYRAAFRDAMAANDEAKRLTDDLAAAATAINRAIDGIVASIAASAKVTEAEAEAEATFTIRLTLGLGLLSLVIGIVAANRIAASIIGPVTGIRRVMADLTEGKLSVSVPHTGQQDELGDMARAVAAFKDEAVEALRSRIALERVSANIMMADVDGRILYANDSIMAMFRHAEADLRVSLPGFDANTLVGRNFDVFHRDPGHQRRLLADLTQTHRGWAKTGGRSFQVIANPVVSRQGERLGTVVEWRDLTEELAIEAEIGAMVENAVRGDFTHRIELDGKTGFFRLVSEGINRLSENIAGVTEELASVLEALSQGDLTRRIDKQYEGVFQRLKDDFNGTVGRLSEIVQRIDQAAGSIAVASREVAEGSLDLSERTEQQASSLEETAASMEQLAATVRSNADNAQQVNGYATEARGAASRGGEVATSAVEAMRRIEQSSQKISDIIGVIDEIAFQTNLLALNAAVEAARAGDAGRGFAVVAQEVRQLAQRSAQASKEIKALIMDSGGQVRDGVDLVRSAGSSLTEIVSGIGRVADLVSEIARATAEQASGLDEVNIAIAQMDEMTQKNAALVEESTAAARSLEEQADQLRHQMTFFTLDRQSASRQSA from the coding sequence ATGGCCACCGACGGTACGATCGCCAAAGCCGGCACCTTCCTCAGCAACATGCGCATCGCCAAGCGGCTGTGGCTGGCCTTCGGCCTGCTGCTGGTGCTGATCGCCGCCCAGTCCGGCACCGGCATCTACGGGCTGGACGGGCTGAACCGCCGCGTCGACGGCGTCATCGCGTCGGGCGACCTCGCCGTCTTCGCCAAGGATCTGGAAAGCCGTCTGGCCGCCGAACGGCTGCAGACCCGCGAGTACATCAACATCGGCTCGACCGAGGCGCTGGACCGGCTGCGCGTCCTGCGCGGCGAGTTCGACCAGGCGATGGCGGCCCGGCAGGCCAAGTTAAAGGCCTCGCCCCAGGCCGCCGCCTTCGCCGAACTGAGCAGCCTGCACACCGGCTACCATCAGCGGTTCGAGGCTGTGCGCGCCGTGCGCGAACGCGCCGACCGCCTGCTGCACGAGCGCATGGACCCGCTGGGCGCCCAGGTGACCAAGCGGCTGGAGGACATGGTGTCCGCCTCCGAGACGTCGGGCGACAACGACTTCGCCTTCGGCGCGCAGGAGGTGGAGAACCGTTGGCTGATGACCCGCTTCCAGGCCAACCGCGCCATCGGCCTGCGTGACGCCGCCGCGGCGGCGCAGGTCGAGGCGGTGGGCAAGGCGATGAGCGGAAGCATCGCCCGGCTGTCGTCGGTGGTCCGCAGCAATGGCGACCTGCTGGCGGCCCTGCGCGAGATCGACGCCCGCGCCGCCGATTACCGTGCCGCCTTCCGCGACGCGATGGCCGCCAACGACGAGGCGAAGCGGCTGACCGACGACCTCGCCGCCGCCGCCACCGCGATCAACCGCGCCATCGACGGCATCGTCGCCTCCATCGCCGCCAGCGCCAAGGTGACGGAGGCCGAGGCCGAGGCCGAGGCCACCTTCACCATCCGCCTGACGCTGGGTCTTGGCCTGCTGTCGCTGGTGATCGGCATCGTCGCCGCCAACCGCATCGCCGCCTCGATCATCGGGCCGGTCACCGGCATCCGCCGGGTGATGGCAGACCTGACCGAAGGCAAGCTGTCGGTCAGCGTCCCCCACACCGGCCAGCAGGACGAGCTGGGCGACATGGCCCGCGCCGTCGCCGCCTTCAAGGACGAGGCGGTGGAGGCCCTGCGCTCCCGCATCGCGCTGGAACGGGTATCGGCCAACATCATGATGGCGGACGTCGATGGCCGCATCCTCTATGCCAACGATTCGATCATGGCCATGTTCCGCCATGCCGAGGCGGACCTGCGCGTGTCCCTGCCCGGCTTCGACGCCAACACGCTGGTCGGCCGCAACTTCGACGTCTTCCACCGCGATCCCGGCCACCAGCGCCGTCTGCTGGCCGACCTGACCCAGACCCACCGCGGCTGGGCCAAGACCGGCGGCCGCAGCTTCCAGGTCATCGCCAACCCGGTGGTCAGCCGCCAGGGCGAGCGGCTGGGCACCGTCGTCGAATGGCGCGACCTGACCGAGGAGCTGGCGATCGAGGCGGAGATCGGCGCGATGGTGGAGAATGCCGTGCGCGGCGACTTCACCCACCGCATCGAGCTGGACGGCAAGACCGGCTTCTTCCGGCTGGTCAGCGAGGGCATCAACCGGCTGTCGGAGAACATCGCCGGCGTCACCGAGGAGCTGGCTTCGGTGCTGGAGGCGCTGTCGCAGGGCGATCTGACCCGCCGCATCGACAAGCAGTATGAAGGCGTGTTCCAGCGGCTGAAGGACGATTTCAACGGCACGGTCGGCCGTCTGTCGGAGATCGTTCAGCGCATCGATCAGGCCGCCGGCTCCATCGCCGTCGCCAGCCGCGAGGTGGCGGAAGGCAGCCTGGACCTGTCGGAACGGACCGAGCAGCAGGCCTCCTCGCTGGAGGAGACCGCGGCCAGCATGGAACAGCTCGCCGCCACCGTGCGCTCCAACGCCGACAACGCCCAGCAGGTCAACGGCTATGCCACCGAGGCGCGCGGCGCGGCCTCGCGCGGCGGCGAGGTGGCGACCAGCGCGGTGGAGGCGATGCGGCGGATCGAGCAGTCGTCGCAGAAGATCTCCGACATCATCGGGGTGATCGACGAGATCGCCTTCCAGACCAACCTGCTGGCCTTGAACGCGGCGGTGGAGGCGGCGCGGGCCGGCGACGCCGGGCGCGGCTTCGCCGTGGTGGCGCAGGAGGTGCGGCAGCTCGCCCAGCGCTCCGCCCAGGCGTCGAAGGAGATCAAGGCGCTGATCATGGACAGCGGCGGGCAGGTGCGCGACGGCGTCGATCTCGTGCGCTCCGCCGGCAGCTCCCTGACCGAGATCGTGTCGGGCATCGGCCGGGTCGCCGATCTGGTGTCGGAGATCGCGCGGGCGACCGCCGAGCAGGCGTCCGGCCTGGACGAGGTCAACATCGCCATCGCCCAGATGGACGAGATGACCCAGAAGAACGCCGCCCTGGTGGAGGAAAGCACCGCCGCCGCCCGCTCGCTGGAGGAACAGGCCGACCAGCTGCGCCACCAGATGACCTTCTTCACCCTGGACCGCCAGTCCGCCTCCCGCCAGTCTGCCTGA
- a CDS encoding protein-glutamate O-methyltransferase CheR, which produces MTDRSPALSTEPATPRRSLAASPAAVFGGAREFRFERHHFDLIAGLLYQLAGIALAPHKAEMVYARLARRLRELRLPDFDAYCALLQSEDVADEIGFLVNALTTNLTSFYRESHHFDFLASTVLPEVRELNAHQSKPRLRLWSAGCSSGPEPYTMAMVLVSTMGADLRRWDARILATDIDTHMVDTARRGIYPLSGATGIPPQVRQRFTQDVRLGGEPAVAMGEELKRLVTVKPLNLLEHWPMSGPFDAIFCRNVLIYFDRRGRMQVIENFARMLRPGGYLFLGHSESLYGVSNLFRQAGPTIYRRD; this is translated from the coding sequence ATGACCGACCGCTCGCCCGCCTTATCGACCGAACCCGCGACGCCGCGGCGCTCCCTCGCCGCCTCGCCGGCCGCGGTGTTCGGCGGTGCGCGCGAGTTCCGGTTCGAGCGGCACCATTTCGACCTGATCGCCGGGCTGCTCTATCAGCTGGCCGGCATCGCGCTGGCCCCGCACAAGGCCGAGATGGTCTATGCCCGGCTGGCGCGGCGCCTGCGCGAGTTGCGCTTGCCCGACTTCGACGCCTATTGCGCCCTGCTGCAGAGCGAGGACGTGGCGGACGAGATCGGCTTCCTGGTCAATGCACTGACCACCAACCTGACCAGCTTCTACCGCGAATCGCACCATTTCGACTTCCTCGCCTCCACCGTCCTGCCGGAGGTGCGGGAGCTGAACGCCCACCAGTCGAAACCGCGCCTGCGGCTGTGGTCGGCCGGCTGTTCGTCGGGGCCGGAGCCCTACACCATGGCAATGGTTCTGGTCTCGACCATGGGCGCCGATCTGCGCCGCTGGGACGCCCGCATCCTCGCCACCGACATCGACACCCACATGGTGGACACCGCCCGGCGCGGCATCTATCCGCTGTCGGGCGCCACCGGCATCCCGCCACAGGTCCGCCAGCGCTTCACCCAGGACGTGAGGCTGGGCGGCGAGCCGGCGGTGGCGATGGGCGAGGAGCTGAAACGCCTCGTCACCGTCAAGCCGCTGAACCTGCTGGAACATTGGCCGATGTCCGGCCCCTTCGACGCGATCTTTTGCCGCAACGTGCTGATCTATTTCGACCGCCGCGGCCGGATGCAGGTGATAGAAAACTTCGCCCGGATGCTCCGCCCCGGCGGGTATCTGTTCCTCGGCCATTCGGAGAGCCTGTATGGCGTGTCGAACCTGTTCCGGCAGGCCGGTCCGACGATCTACCGGAGGGACTGA
- a CDS encoding chemotaxis protein CheW, producing the protein MSSSTAIAPVSSRTDLQSAGAANGIEEQYVTFTVGSEEYGVNILAVREIRGWTPESRLPNLPDYVRGVINLRGIIIPIFDLRARFGGGLTQVTKRHVVVVMQVGERTRGILVDAISDILAIGHDAIKPPPDVDSGLIDAEYLSGLYTAENRMVTLLNVGKLFAGEHVDQDAIPRAALETT; encoded by the coding sequence ATGAGCAGTTCCACCGCAATCGCCCCCGTCAGCTCCCGCACCGATCTCCAGTCCGCCGGCGCCGCGAACGGGATCGAGGAGCAATACGTCACCTTCACGGTCGGCAGCGAGGAATATGGCGTCAACATCCTGGCCGTGCGTGAAATCCGCGGCTGGACACCGGAAAGCCGCCTGCCGAACCTGCCCGACTATGTCCGCGGCGTCATCAACCTGCGCGGCATCATCATCCCCATCTTCGACCTGCGCGCCCGCTTCGGTGGCGGCCTGACCCAGGTGACGAAGCGCCATGTCGTGGTGGTGATGCAGGTGGGCGAGCGCACGCGCGGCATCCTGGTCGATGCGATTTCCGACATCCTGGCCATCGGCCATGACGCGATCAAGCCGCCGCCCGACGTCGACAGCGGGCTGATCGACGCCGAATATCTCAGCGGCCTCTACACCGCCGAGAACCGCATGGTGACCCTGCTGAACGTGGGCAAGCTGTTCGCGGGCGAGCATGTCGACCAGGACGCCATCCCCCGCGCAGCTCTGGAAACGACCTGA
- a CDS encoding PP2C family protein-serine/threonine phosphatase: MTGSPPPGLLPVETRDAFDGLAGARVLVVDDNRINRHLLLALLERGGITLIEQAEDGHDALVRIERFKPDLVLLDLMMPQMDGFEMCRRLRADPRWKSLPVLVQSSLNRAEDRARAFAAGATDYVTKPINAVELLARVRIHLRKRTMLRDLQQYHGRTEAELELARAMQARMLPGPDRLAELEAATGIAIHTHFAPSSELGGDFWGINRLPDGRVAIYLVDFSGHGVGAALNTFRLDAICRQIGSTELSPAEFLAAVNRRLCGLLPCGQFATMLTGVIDPAAGLFHYASAGSTAPMMWHPGDEAPRLGDGSGLPLGLLASASYDSRLMPMPPGARLFLYSDAAIEIPIGGEHSHEVLDEYGLATLFARRLQEPDDATLLSGLLGDLKATGPIDDDLTALLLTRRK, from the coding sequence ATGACCGGTTCGCCGCCACCCGGCCTGCTGCCGGTCGAGACGCGCGATGCCTTCGACGGGCTGGCCGGCGCCCGTGTGCTGGTCGTCGACGACAACCGCATCAACCGCCATCTGCTGCTGGCATTGCTGGAGCGCGGCGGCATCACCCTGATCGAGCAGGCGGAGGACGGGCATGATGCCCTGGTCCGGATCGAGCGGTTCAAGCCCGACCTCGTGCTGCTCGACCTGATGATGCCGCAGATGGACGGGTTCGAGATGTGCCGGCGCCTGCGCGCCGATCCGCGCTGGAAATCGCTGCCGGTCCTGGTGCAGTCCAGCCTGAACCGGGCGGAGGATCGCGCCCGCGCCTTCGCCGCCGGGGCGACCGACTATGTCACCAAGCCGATCAACGCGGTGGAACTGCTGGCCCGCGTCCGCATTCATCTGCGCAAGCGCACCATGCTGCGCGACCTGCAGCAGTATCACGGCCGCACGGAAGCCGAGCTGGAACTGGCCCGTGCCATGCAGGCCCGGATGCTGCCCGGCCCCGACCGCCTGGCGGAGCTGGAGGCGGCGACCGGCATCGCCATCCACACCCATTTCGCCCCCTCGTCCGAACTGGGCGGCGATTTCTGGGGAATCAATCGGCTGCCGGACGGCCGGGTGGCCATCTATCTGGTCGACTTCTCCGGCCATGGCGTCGGGGCGGCGCTGAACACCTTCCGGCTGGACGCCATCTGTCGCCAGATCGGCAGCACGGAACTGAGCCCGGCGGAGTTCCTGGCCGCCGTCAACCGCCGGCTGTGCGGGCTGCTGCCCTGCGGCCAGTTCGCGACGATGCTGACCGGCGTGATCGACCCGGCGGCCGGCCTGTTCCACTATGCCTCGGCCGGATCGACGGCGCCGATGATGTGGCATCCGGGCGATGAGGCGCCGCGGCTGGGCGACGGCAGCGGCCTGCCGCTCGGCCTGCTGGCGTCGGCCAGCTACGACAGCCGCCTGATGCCGATGCCGCCCGGCGCCCGCCTGTTCCTCTATTCCGACGCCGCCATCGAGATCCCGATCGGCGGTGAGCACAGCCACGAGGTTCTGGACGAATACGGTCTCGCCACCCTGTTCGCCCGCCGTCTGCAGGAGCCGGACGACGCCACCCTGCTGTCCGGCTTGCTCGGCGACCTGAAGGCGACCGGCCCCATCGACGACGACCTGACGGCGCTGCTGCTGACGCGGCGGAAATAA
- the rpsD gene encoding 30S ribosomal protein S4, which yields MSKRQESKYKIDRRLGVNLWGRAKSPLNKREYGPGQHGQRRKKPSDYGLQLMAKQKLKGYYGNIGEKQFRRIYAEAVRRKGDTGENLVGLLERRLDAVVYRMKFAPTPFAARQLINHGHILVNGRRLNIASARIKDNDTVEVRAKSKQMALILEASASGERDIPDYLEVDSSALKGRFVRAPLLADVPYPVQMEPNLVIEFYSR from the coding sequence ATGAGCAAGCGTCAAGAGTCCAAGTACAAGATCGACCGCCGCCTTGGCGTCAACCTGTGGGGCCGTGCCAAGAGCCCGCTGAACAAGCGCGAGTATGGCCCGGGCCAGCATGGCCAGCGCCGCAAGAAGCCGTCGGACTACGGTCTGCAGCTGATGGCCAAGCAGAAGCTGAAGGGCTACTACGGCAACATCGGCGAGAAGCAGTTCCGCCGCATCTATGCCGAGGCCGTCCGCCGCAAGGGCGACACCGGCGAGAACCTGGTCGGCCTGCTGGAGCGTCGTCTGGACGCGGTGGTCTACCGCATGAAGTTCGCGCCGACCCCGTTCGCCGCGCGCCAGCTGATCAACCACGGCCACATCCTGGTCAACGGCCGCCGCCTGAACATCGCGTCGGCCCGCATCAAGGACAACGACACCGTCGAGGTGCGCGCCAAGTCCAAGCAGATGGCGCTGATCCTGGAAGCCTCCGCTTCCGGCGAGCGTGACATCCCCGATTACCTGGAAGTCGACAGCAGCGCGCTGAAGGGCCGCTTCGTCCGCGCCCCGCTGCTGGCCGACGTTCCGTACCCGGTCCAGATGGAACCGAACCTGGTCATCGAGTTCTACTCGCGCTGA